The Erigeron canadensis isolate Cc75 chromosome 4, C_canadensis_v1, whole genome shotgun sequence genome window below encodes:
- the LOC122598436 gene encoding 1-aminocyclopropane-1-carboxylate oxidase homolog 3-like, translating into MAQPNYDRKAELTAFDETKLGVKGLVDAGISQIPRIFHVPSPNYLKSDHSQLTLPTIDLEGIDQDPIKRKQVIAEVKDAMESWGFFQIVNHGIPFSILEDMKKGVLGFFEEDNEVKKKWYTREMNEERRVVYNSNFDLYSSPVANWRDTIFCDMAQITPQADELPPTCRNIWPEYSSKVMKVGSGVFELLSEALGLKPDHLSNMGCLDGIALIAHYYPSCPQPELAIGIPDHADNSFITILLQDDVGGLKVFYKNQWVDVPPIKGALVVNAGDLLQLITNDRFISSQHKVLANKVGPRVSVASFFTTGRSTELSKVFEPIKELLSENNPAKYRTTTTKEYIDHYLRKGHDGTSALLHFKI; encoded by the exons atggCCCAACCAAATTATGATCGGAAAGCCGAGCTCACAGCATTCGACGAAACAAAACTTGGTGTCAAAGGACTTGTTGATGCCGGAATCTCACAAATTCCTCGAATATTCCATGTACCTTCACCAAATTATCTCAAATCTGACCATTCCCAACTAACTCTTCCAACCATCGACCTAGAAGGAATCGACCAAGACCCCATTAAACGAAAGCAAGTGATCGCGGAAGTGAAGGATGCCATGGAGAGCTGGGGGTTCTTTCAGATAGTGAATCATGGAATCCCATTTAGCATTTTGGAGGACATGAAAAAGGGAGTGTTGGGGTTCTTTGAAGAAGATAATGAGGTGAAGAAGAAATGGTACACAAGGGAGATGAACGAGGAGAGACGGGTGGTTTACAACAGTAACTTTGACTTGTATAGTTCACCGGTTGCTAATTGGCGCGATACCATCTTTTGTGACATGGCACAAATTACTCCTCAAGCAGATGAGTTGCCGCCTACTTGCAG AAATATATGGCCAGAGTACTCGTCCAAAGTGATGAAGGTTGGAAGTGGTGTATTTGAGTTATTATCCGAGGCTCTTGGGCTGAAACCTGATCATCTCTCAAACATGGGATGTCTTGACGGGATTGCACTTATTGCCCATTACTATCCTTCATGTCCACAACCTGAGTTAGCAATAGGCATACCCGACCACGCTGACAACAGTTTCATCACCATTCTTTTACAAGACGATGTTGGAGGCCTTaaagtgttttataaaaaccAATGGGTAGATGTTCCGCCCATCAAAGGAGCTCTAGTGGTTAATGCAGGGGATCTACTACAATTAATTACAAACGACCGGTTCATAAGTTCTCAACACAAAGTGTTGGCAAACAAGGTTGGTCCAAGAGTTTCCGTGGCATCGTTCTTTACAACAGGCCGAAGTACAGAACTATCCAAGGTTTTTGAACCAATCAAAGAGTTGCTTTCAGAAAATAATCCTGCCAAATATAGAACCACAACAACAAAGGAATACATAGATCACTATTTGAGAAAGGGTCATGATGGTACTTCTGCTCTTTTGCATTTCAAAATCTAG